Proteins encoded in a region of the Cheilinus undulatus linkage group 8, ASM1832078v1, whole genome shotgun sequence genome:
- the oscp1b gene encoding protein OSCP1 isoform X2 has protein sequence MSSRTLPLLFINLGGEMLYILDQRLRAQNIPADKAKKVMNDIITTMFNKKFLEELFKPQELYSKKALRTVFDRLAHASIMRLNQASMDKLYDLMTMAFKYQVLLCPRPKDILLVSFNHMDAIKDFVKDTPSILSQVDETYQQLIEMYTPLSNGEFQLIRQTLLIFFQDMHIRVSIFLKDKVQNSNGRFVLPISGPVPYGTQVPGLIRMFSCSGEEMGRLQFTNGGSYMAALREGSFELFGDRVTKLGTNMYSVSRPVETHMSGTSKNSAQHTKVNTAPNPLAKEELNLLARLMGGLEVQKAGNSDSGFRVNLFATDEEEQEALMSRPDELSYGVINIQATKDQQANAELVKIMGEFTESGDQSPCSSSKGDDLLAMMDGL, from the exons ATGTCGTCAAGAACTCTGCCTCTTCTATTCATCAACCTCGGCGGAGAAATGCTATACATCCTGGACCAGCGGCTTCGAGCTCAGAATATCCCTGCTGACAAGGCTAAAAAAG TCAtgaatgacatcatcaccaccatGTTCAACAAAAAGTTCCTAGAAGAGCTCTTCAAACCACAGGAGCTTTACTCGAAAAAGGCCCTGCGGACTGTGTTTGACAGGCTGGCCCACGCCTCCATAATGAGACTCAATCAAGCTAGCATGGACAAG CTTTATGACTTGATGACCATGGCTTTCAAGTATCAAGTGCTTCTCTGTCCCCGACCAAAGGACATCCTCCTTGTCTCCTTTAACCACATGGATGCAATCAAAGACTTTGTGAAAGATACTCCCAGCATTCTTAGCCAGGTTGATGAGACATACCAACAGCTCATAGAG ATGTATACGCCCTTATCTAATGGAGAATTCCAGCTGATCAGACAAACTCTCCTTATCTTCTTCCAAGATATGCATATAAGA GTTTCTATTTTCCTCAAGGACAAAGTGCAAAACTCCAACGGACGCTTTGTGCTTCCCATCAGCGGTCCTGTGCCATATGGAACACAAGTACCTGGTTTGATAAG GATGTTTAGCTGTTCTGGCGAAGAGATGGGCAGGCTGCAGTTCACCAATGGAGGAAGTTACATGGCTGCTCTTCGGGAGGGTTCTTTTGAGCTCTTTGGAGACAGAGTCACAAAACTTGGCACAAACAT GTACAGCGTTAGCCGGCCTGTGGAAACCCACATGTCAGGAACATCTAAAAATTCTGCTCAGCACACAAAG GTCAACACTGCCCCCAACCCTCTGGCCAAAGAGGAACTGAATTTATTGGCCAGGTTAATGGGAGGATTAGAAGTTCAGAAAGCAGGAAATTCAGACAGCGGCTTCAGAGTAAACCTCTTTGCCACGGATGAAGAAGAACA GGAGGCATTAATGTCAAGACCAGATGAGCTTTCATATGGAGTCATAAACATCCAAGCCACAAAG GACCAGCAGGCCAATGCAGAGCTGGTCAAGATCATGGGAGAGTTCACCGAGTCTGGAGATCAATCTCCCTGTTCTAGCAGCAAAGGAGATGACCTTCTTGCCATGATGGATGGCCTGTGA
- the oscp1b gene encoding protein OSCP1 isoform X1, with the protein MNDIITTMFNKKFLEELFKPQELYSKKALRTVFDRLAHASIMRLNQASMDKLYDLMTMAFKYQVLLCPRPKDILLVSFNHMDAIKDFVKDTPSILSQVDETYQQLIEMYTPLSNGEFQLIRQTLLIFFQDMHIRVSIFLKDKVQNSNGRFVLPISGPVPYGTQVPGLIRMFSCSGEEMGRLQFTNGGSYMAALREGSFELFGDRVTKLGTNMYSVSRPVETHMSGTSKNSAQHTKVNTAPNPLAKEELNLLARLMGGLEVQKAGNSDSGFRVNLFATDEEEQEALMSRPDELSYGVINIQATKDQQANAELVKIMGEFTESGDQSPCSSSKGDDLLAMMDGL; encoded by the exons AtgaatgacatcatcaccaccatGTTCAACAAAAAGTTCCTAGAAGAGCTCTTCAAACCACAGGAGCTTTACTCGAAAAAGGCCCTGCGGACTGTGTTTGACAGGCTGGCCCACGCCTCCATAATGAGACTCAATCAAGCTAGCATGGACAAG CTTTATGACTTGATGACCATGGCTTTCAAGTATCAAGTGCTTCTCTGTCCCCGACCAAAGGACATCCTCCTTGTCTCCTTTAACCACATGGATGCAATCAAAGACTTTGTGAAAGATACTCCCAGCATTCTTAGCCAGGTTGATGAGACATACCAACAGCTCATAGAG ATGTATACGCCCTTATCTAATGGAGAATTCCAGCTGATCAGACAAACTCTCCTTATCTTCTTCCAAGATATGCATATAAGA GTTTCTATTTTCCTCAAGGACAAAGTGCAAAACTCCAACGGACGCTTTGTGCTTCCCATCAGCGGTCCTGTGCCATATGGAACACAAGTACCTGGTTTGATAAG GATGTTTAGCTGTTCTGGCGAAGAGATGGGCAGGCTGCAGTTCACCAATGGAGGAAGTTACATGGCTGCTCTTCGGGAGGGTTCTTTTGAGCTCTTTGGAGACAGAGTCACAAAACTTGGCACAAACAT GTACAGCGTTAGCCGGCCTGTGGAAACCCACATGTCAGGAACATCTAAAAATTCTGCTCAGCACACAAAG GTCAACACTGCCCCCAACCCTCTGGCCAAAGAGGAACTGAATTTATTGGCCAGGTTAATGGGAGGATTAGAAGTTCAGAAAGCAGGAAATTCAGACAGCGGCTTCAGAGTAAACCTCTTTGCCACGGATGAAGAAGAACA GGAGGCATTAATGTCAAGACCAGATGAGCTTTCATATGGAGTCATAAACATCCAAGCCACAAAG GACCAGCAGGCCAATGCAGAGCTGGTCAAGATCATGGGAGAGTTCACCGAGTCTGGAGATCAATCTCCCTGTTCTAGCAGCAAAGGAGATGACCTTCTTGCCATGATGGATGGCCTGTGA